From the Hymenobacter yonginensis genome, one window contains:
- a CDS encoding tetratricopeptide repeat protein: protein MLKPILLLAAGSLLPLAATAQVDTVRASTLPPAQQAERLYNSGVAKFNQKSYRAALQDFDRALAAKPDFAKAYYNRAAVRYELQEYQPAVQDYDAALKLDPASGTAYFGRGQAREALKQPAEAEQDYSKAVETNPAYAPAWYYRGALRFEKGEYKAAKADFEQATKADPTYAYAWHDRASAERQLQEYPAAIQSYTRALTLQPELLPALLNRAGTRRRAGDLKGALQDYTQYLQKKQDNPIAYTNRGAARYEAADYKGAAEDFGRAIELDGAYAFAWNNRAAAFLKLEDYKKAEADASKAIALNPQYAEAYLNRGHAREMLRNPDGACQDWRKAAELGLEIGTSYAANSGCGE from the coding sequence ATGTTAAAACCGATACTCTTGCTGGCGGCCGGCAGCCTGCTGCCCCTGGCGGCCACGGCCCAGGTAGATACCGTGCGCGCCTCGACCTTGCCGCCGGCCCAGCAGGCCGAACGGCTCTACAACAGCGGCGTGGCCAAGTTCAACCAGAAAAGCTACCGCGCGGCCCTGCAGGATTTCGACCGGGCGCTGGCGGCCAAGCCCGACTTCGCCAAGGCCTATTACAACCGCGCCGCCGTCCGCTACGAGCTGCAGGAATACCAGCCCGCCGTGCAGGACTACGATGCCGCCCTCAAGCTGGACCCGGCCAGCGGCACCGCCTACTTCGGGCGCGGCCAGGCGCGGGAGGCGCTGAAACAGCCTGCCGAGGCCGAGCAGGACTATTCCAAAGCCGTGGAAACCAACCCGGCCTACGCCCCGGCCTGGTACTACCGTGGCGCGCTGCGCTTCGAGAAAGGCGAGTACAAGGCTGCCAAGGCCGATTTCGAGCAGGCCACCAAGGCCGACCCCACCTACGCCTACGCCTGGCACGACCGGGCCAGCGCCGAGCGCCAGCTGCAGGAGTACCCGGCCGCCATCCAGAGCTACACCCGCGCCCTCACGCTGCAGCCGGAGCTACTGCCAGCTTTGCTGAACCGCGCCGGTACCCGCCGCCGCGCCGGCGACCTGAAAGGCGCCCTGCAAGACTACACCCAGTACCTCCAGAAAAAGCAGGACAACCCCATCGCCTACACCAACCGCGGCGCCGCCCGCTACGAGGCCGCCGACTACAAAGGCGCCGCCGAGGACTTCGGGCGTGCCATTGAGCTGGACGGCGCCTACGCCTTTGCCTGGAACAACCGCGCCGCCGCCTTCCTTAAGCTGGAAGACTACAAAAAGGCCGAAGCCGACGCCAGCAAAGCCATTGCCCTCAATCCGCAGTACGCTGAGGCCTACCTCAACCGCGGCCACGCCCGCGAAATGCTGCGCAACCCCGACGGCGCCTGCCAGGACTGGCGCAAAGCCGCCGAGCTGGGCCTGGAAATCGGCACCAGCTACGCCGCCAACTCCGGCTGCGGCGAGTAG
- a CDS encoding OmpA family protein, with protein MYKYLLALLLLSSAAQAQSVEFSKDRFGNDKDGLRAALKEIKLGDEWYLADPPRYEQALPHYLEAQKFNAENAELNLKIGDCYLHSGFKPRALAYLQKAYQLNSGVDPRIHYLLGRGLHLNGKWAAAIAEYKQATPATGTKNTAGFTQDIQKKIKECENGRLLEAKPIRVFVDNAGPGVNSPYPDYGPVISADESVMLFTSRRQGSTGGEKDPESGGFFEDVYQSARTGDAWGPARSLGETVNTAGHDATVGLAPDAQRLLVYMEDNGGDLHESNLRGAEWSKPKQLGSRINSKAHESSAAYTPDGRSLLFVSDKPGGLGSRDIYKVEMEGRGPAVNLGPTINTPYGEEGVFLHPDGKTMYFSSEGHNSMGGYDIFRSTYENGKWSAPENLGWPINTPDDDVFFVISASGRHGYYSSFRDDGLGSKDIYQITFLGAEKAPVLSQEDQLLASRVQPVKETQLAPAVPVATAQVTILKGTITDAVSKQPLEATIDVIDNSRNENIASFKANAQSGRYLVSLPSGVNYGIVVRQDGYLFHSENFDLPAGAAYSEVVKDIQLRKLDVGVKVVLNNIFFDFDKATLRKESTGELERLQKLLTETPALRLEISGHTDNVGNAAYNKDLSQRRAKAVVDYLVAKGVAKDRLTFAGYGDTQPVALNTTKAGRQQNRRTEFKVTGK; from the coding sequence ATGTATAAATACCTACTCGCCCTGCTCCTGCTTTCCTCGGCCGCGCAGGCCCAAAGCGTGGAGTTCAGCAAGGACCGGTTCGGCAACGACAAGGACGGTCTGCGGGCGGCCCTCAAGGAAATCAAGCTCGGCGACGAGTGGTACCTGGCCGACCCACCCCGCTACGAGCAGGCCCTGCCGCACTACTTGGAAGCCCAGAAATTCAACGCTGAAAACGCCGAGCTGAACCTGAAAATCGGGGACTGCTACCTGCATTCGGGATTTAAGCCGCGGGCGCTGGCGTACCTGCAGAAGGCCTATCAGCTCAACTCGGGCGTCGATCCGCGGATCCACTACCTGCTGGGGCGCGGGCTGCACCTGAACGGCAAGTGGGCCGCAGCCATTGCCGAATACAAGCAGGCCACGCCCGCCACCGGCACCAAAAACACGGCCGGCTTCACCCAGGATATCCAGAAGAAAATCAAAGAGTGCGAAAACGGCCGCCTGCTGGAAGCCAAGCCCATCCGGGTGTTTGTGGACAACGCCGGGCCGGGCGTGAACTCGCCCTACCCCGACTACGGCCCGGTGATTTCGGCCGATGAGTCGGTGATGCTGTTTACCTCGCGCCGCCAGGGCTCTACCGGCGGCGAGAAAGACCCTGAGTCGGGCGGCTTCTTCGAGGACGTGTACCAGAGCGCCCGCACCGGCGACGCCTGGGGCCCAGCCCGCAGCCTCGGCGAAACCGTAAACACCGCCGGCCACGACGCCACCGTGGGCCTCGCCCCCGACGCCCAGCGCCTGCTGGTGTACATGGAAGACAACGGCGGCGACCTGCACGAAAGCAACCTGCGCGGCGCCGAGTGGAGCAAGCCCAAGCAGCTGGGCTCACGCATCAACAGCAAGGCGCATGAGTCGTCGGCGGCCTATACGCCGGATGGGCGCAGCCTGCTGTTTGTGAGCGACAAGCCCGGCGGGCTGGGTTCGCGCGACATCTACAAGGTGGAAATGGAAGGGCGCGGCCCGGCCGTGAACCTCGGCCCCACCATCAACACGCCCTACGGCGAGGAAGGCGTGTTTCTGCACCCCGATGGCAAGACGATGTACTTCTCATCGGAAGGCCACAACTCCATGGGCGGATACGACATATTCCGCTCCACCTACGAAAACGGCAAGTGGAGCGCGCCCGAAAACCTGGGCTGGCCCATCAACACGCCCGACGACGACGTGTTCTTCGTGATTTCCGCCTCGGGCCGGCACGGCTATTATTCCTCGTTCCGCGACGACGGCCTGGGCTCCAAGGACATCTACCAGATTACGTTTCTGGGCGCCGAAAAAGCGCCAGTTCTTAGCCAGGAAGACCAGCTGCTGGCTTCCCGCGTGCAGCCCGTGAAGGAAACCCAGCTGGCCCCGGCCGTGCCCGTGGCCACCGCTCAGGTCACCATCCTGAAAGGCACCATCACCGACGCCGTCAGCAAACAGCCGCTGGAAGCCACCATCGACGTGATTGACAACTCGCGCAACGAGAACATTGCCTCGTTTAAAGCCAATGCGCAGTCGGGCCGTTACCTAGTGAGCTTGCCCTCGGGCGTGAACTACGGCATTGTGGTGCGGCAGGACGGCTACCTGTTCCACTCCGAAAACTTCGATCTGCCGGCCGGCGCGGCCTATTCGGAGGTGGTGAAGGACATTCAGCTCCGGAAGCTGGACGTGGGCGTGAAGGTGGTGCTCAACAACATCTTCTTCGACTTCGACAAGGCCACGCTGCGCAAGGAAAGCACCGGCGAGCTGGAGCGCCTGCAGAAGCTGCTGACTGAAACGCCCGCCCTGCGCCTGGAAATTTCGGGCCACACCGACAACGTGGGCAACGCCGCCTACAACAAAGACCTGAGCCAGCGCCGCGCCAAAGCTGTGGTAGACTACCTCGTGGCCAAAGGCGTCGCCAAAGACCGCCTCACCTTCGCCGGATACGGCGACACCCAACCCGTTGCCCTGAACACCACCAAGGCCGGCCGCCAGCAAAACCGCCGCACCGAGTTCAAGGTGACCGGCAAGTAG
- a CDS encoding hybrid sensor histidine kinase/response regulator has product MRPFLLLFRLGLLLVLLLSAPRSWAQPGQAQYYLKQFGPAEGLPQPFIYALAQDRQGYLWIGTAEGLVRYDGTEFKTYTTKDGLAEDFVTQLYVQPSTGQLWAAHYQGGASRWNGQLFQAVAAGAARPRALRTPPGIAPLDTARNTLNLPQSLASRLPDVQQVLPAGTVLQCQLTDQEQTVWIGTAGQGLWRWADRHISFYPNPASPAAPLALQEGGRVAGISAGGQYFTLNPTVGQPSPLIAYPFRHLPYPPSVVLRTPSERANPVFDNRYPEPAPQMLWAGTQGHGLWQLPIPSGERPMRRVRRLPSTLTVTALTQHPGGDLWVGTALDGVYRLPADTTQAAEHFTTANGLLHNTIYALAADSAGRVWLGTHDTGLAFWQRGRFHYFRFRTGAIDVSALLTDDAGRVWIGTEGSGVLCYRKGKLRPYGPSEGLLSPYCYALLPVRWGASYHGGYRHDFRTEQVLAVHRNALSFLEAERQRFRPVALPDNPLVRELLPAAAVAWNDYCVWIQTRSGLLCVRTNYPVLPSLSVPTPAIIRSEVDGAAQAPQQLGQLSATRHRLGFAFRAVSLLAGPASLQYQYRLRGYDMVWSKPSTATEAQFAQLDAGTYEFEVRARRGEQGAWSRAATVAFSIATPFWRTWWFAALSVLTAGAGIWAFVRGREAVLRQQKLQLETTVRERTQELRHQNAHIEEMNAELTVARDVAEASRKAKAQFLANMSHEIRTPMNAVIGLSHLLRQTPLTGEQSEYLEAVQSSSQNLLVIINDILDSSKIEAGKMTLEHTAFRLPELLRRVASMFRFATESKQLYFRLEIGPGVPAAVFGDPVRLNQVLVNLVGNAIKFTTRGGVTLRVSVPGEATGTARPAVRFAVQDTGIGIPADKLDAIFEDFSQANTSTTRQFGGTGLGLSIARNLVELHGGQLGVDSQDGVGSTFHFSIAYEAADPATVPAEASLAVGRFEPALHVLVAEDNELNQLVARKTLEAWNVQVTIAANGRLAVEAAAAHPFDAVLMDVQMPEMDGYEASRQLRMLFPDASQFPIIGLTASALPEDRALALEAGMNDTLAKPFDPAVLFARLAQHTRRPTTEATAPAEVPAAAPAEVAPATPAAALDWTLLEELAGGNEAFIGQIIRTFLTQAPLLQQELAAAFTATDHEALARTAHKLKGQVAYFGVPALHGTLEQLEQQARQQASPDQLAAGLGYLELQLADLYPLIQARIMVS; this is encoded by the coding sequence TTGCGCCCGTTTCTTCTGCTGTTTCGTCTGGGTTTGCTACTGGTGCTGCTGTTGAGCGCGCCACGTAGTTGGGCGCAGCCGGGGCAGGCGCAGTACTATCTCAAGCAGTTTGGGCCGGCTGAAGGATTGCCGCAGCCGTTCATCTACGCCCTCGCGCAGGACCGGCAGGGTTACCTCTGGATTGGCACCGCCGAGGGCCTCGTGCGCTACGACGGCACGGAGTTCAAGACCTACACCACCAAAGACGGGCTGGCTGAGGATTTTGTGACCCAGCTCTACGTGCAGCCCAGCACCGGCCAGCTCTGGGCCGCGCACTACCAGGGCGGTGCCTCCCGCTGGAACGGGCAGCTCTTTCAGGCAGTAGCGGCGGGCGCGGCGCGGCCACGGGCGCTGCGCACCCCCCCCGGCATTGCGCCCCTCGATACTGCCCGCAACACGCTCAACCTGCCACAGTCCTTAGCGAGCCGCCTGCCCGATGTACAGCAGGTGCTGCCCGCCGGCACTGTGCTTCAGTGCCAGCTCACCGACCAGGAACAAACGGTCTGGATTGGCACGGCCGGCCAGGGACTGTGGCGCTGGGCCGACCGCCACATCAGCTTTTATCCGAACCCGGCATCCCCGGCTGCTCCGCTGGCGCTGCAGGAGGGTGGCCGCGTGGCAGGCATTTCTGCCGGTGGCCAATACTTCACGCTGAACCCCACTGTTGGCCAGCCGTCACCGCTAATTGCCTACCCGTTCCGGCATCTGCCCTACCCGCCCAGTGTGGTGCTGCGCACGCCTTCCGAGCGCGCCAATCCGGTGTTCGACAACCGATATCCCGAGCCTGCGCCGCAGATGCTGTGGGCGGGCACGCAGGGCCACGGGCTATGGCAGCTGCCGATTCCCTCGGGCGAGCGGCCAATGCGGCGTGTCCGCCGACTGCCCTCCACCCTGACCGTAACGGCCCTGACCCAACACCCCGGCGGCGACTTGTGGGTGGGCACCGCCCTGGATGGCGTGTACCGCCTACCGGCCGACACCACACAGGCCGCCGAGCATTTCACCACCGCCAACGGCCTTTTGCACAACACCATTTATGCCCTTGCCGCCGACTCGGCGGGCCGGGTTTGGCTGGGCACCCACGATACGGGGCTGGCGTTCTGGCAGCGGGGCCGGTTCCACTATTTCCGGTTCCGGACCGGGGCCATCGACGTGTCGGCCTTACTCACCGATGATGCCGGCCGGGTCTGGATTGGCACTGAAGGCAGCGGCGTGCTTTGTTACAGAAAAGGCAAGCTGCGTCCCTATGGCCCGTCCGAAGGCCTGCTTTCGCCGTATTGCTACGCCCTGCTGCCCGTGCGCTGGGGCGCTAGCTACCACGGCGGCTACCGCCACGATTTTCGGACCGAGCAGGTGCTGGCCGTCCACCGCAATGCCCTCAGCTTTCTGGAGGCCGAGCGGCAGCGATTCCGGCCGGTGGCCCTGCCCGACAACCCGCTGGTGCGGGAGCTACTACCCGCGGCGGCCGTCGCCTGGAACGACTACTGCGTCTGGATTCAGACTCGTTCAGGCTTGCTGTGCGTGCGCACCAACTACCCTGTGCTGCCCAGCCTGTCGGTTCCGACTCCGGCTATTATAAGAAGCGAGGTGGATGGCGCAGCCCAGGCGCCGCAGCAGCTGGGGCAGCTGTCCGCTACCCGGCACCGGTTGGGGTTTGCCTTCCGGGCCGTGAGCTTGCTGGCCGGCCCGGCCAGTCTGCAATACCAGTACCGCCTACGCGGCTACGACATGGTGTGGAGCAAGCCCTCCACAGCCACCGAAGCGCAGTTTGCCCAGCTGGATGCCGGCACCTACGAGTTTGAGGTGCGGGCCCGGCGCGGCGAACAGGGCGCGTGGAGCCGGGCGGCCACTGTGGCCTTCAGCATCGCCACGCCGTTTTGGCGTACGTGGTGGTTTGCGGCTTTGAGCGTGCTGACGGCCGGGGCTGGTATCTGGGCGTTTGTGCGGGGGCGCGAGGCCGTGCTGCGGCAACAGAAGCTGCAGCTAGAAACCACCGTGCGCGAACGAACCCAGGAGCTGCGCCACCAGAACGCCCACATCGAGGAGATGAACGCCGAGCTGACCGTGGCCCGCGACGTGGCCGAGGCCTCGCGCAAAGCCAAAGCCCAGTTTCTGGCCAACATGAGCCACGAAATCCGCACCCCGATGAACGCCGTCATTGGCCTCTCGCACCTGCTGCGCCAGACGCCCCTCACCGGCGAGCAGAGCGAGTACCTGGAAGCTGTGCAGTCGTCGTCGCAGAATCTGCTGGTCATCATCAACGACATCCTCGACAGCTCCAAGATTGAGGCCGGCAAGATGACGCTGGAGCACACCGCCTTCCGGCTGCCGGAGCTGCTGCGGCGCGTGGCCAGCATGTTCCGCTTCGCCACCGAAAGCAAACAGCTCTACTTCCGGCTGGAAATCGGGCCTGGCGTGCCCGCCGCCGTCTTCGGCGACCCGGTGCGCCTCAATCAGGTGCTGGTCAACCTGGTCGGCAATGCCATCAAGTTCACCACCCGCGGCGGCGTCACGCTGCGCGTATCGGTGCCCGGAGAAGCCACCGGTACGGCCCGGCCTGCGGTGCGTTTCGCGGTGCAGGATACCGGCATCGGCATTCCGGCCGATAAGCTGGATGCCATTTTCGAGGATTTCTCCCAAGCCAACACCAGCACCACGCGCCAGTTCGGCGGCACCGGACTGGGGCTGAGCATCGCCCGCAACCTCGTGGAGCTGCACGGCGGCCAGCTGGGCGTGGACAGCCAGGACGGCGTGGGCTCCACCTTCCACTTCAGCATCGCCTACGAAGCCGCCGATCCAGCCACCGTGCCCGCCGAAGCCAGCCTAGCCGTCGGCCGCTTCGAGCCGGCGCTGCACGTGCTGGTGGCCGAAGACAACGAGCTCAACCAGCTGGTAGCCCGCAAAACCCTTGAAGCCTGGAACGTGCAGGTAACCATTGCCGCCAACGGCCGCCTGGCCGTGGAAGCCGCCGCCGCCCACCCCTTCGATGCCGTGCTCATGGATGTGCAGATGCCGGAAATGGACGGCTACGAAGCCTCGCGGCAGCTGCGCATGCTCTTCCCCGATGCCAGCCAGTTCCCGATTATCGGCCTCACGGCGTCGGCGCTGCCCGAAGACCGTGCCCTGGCCCTGGAAGCCGGCATGAACGATACGCTGGCCAAGCCCTTCGACCCGGCCGTGCTTTTCGCCCGGCTCGCCCAGCACACCCGCCGCCCTACAACCGAAGCCACCGCCCCAGCCGAAGTACCGGCAGCCGCACCAGCTGAAGTGGCGCCTGCTACTCCAGCCGCCGCCCTCGACTGGACATTGCTGGAAGAGCTGGCGGGCGGCAACGAAGCCTTTATCGGCCAGATCATCCGGACGTTTCTGACCCAGGCGCCCCTGCTGCAGCAGGAGTTGGCCGCCGCCTTCACTGCTACCGACCACGAGGCCCTGGCCCGCACGGCGCACAAGCTAAAAGGCCAGGTAGCGTATTTCGGGGTACCGGCGCTCCACGGCACGCTGGAACAGCTCGAGCAGCAGGCCCGGCAGCAAGCATCACCCGACCAGCTGGCGGCCGGCCTGGGGTATCTGGAGCTGCAGCTGGCCGACCTGTATCCGCTCATTCAGGCCCGTATTATGGTCAGTTGA
- a CDS encoding LytR/AlgR family response regulator transcription factor, with product MPHPSPLRCLVIDDDPLSIQIVENCIASTGFLTSAGSCTSAVQAAEVLRTQSVDLLFLDVEMPLMSGIDLLRTLQNPPLVVLITSSQQYAVEAFEHDVVDYLVKPISYARFLKASQRALELATTRSEPEAATATETADFTFMKVDTKLVKVIFDEVRYVEALGDYVHVVTGQSKLIVYSTMKAVEEKFPAGLFVRVHRSFIVNLKRVQAIEDNSIIIDGKHIPIGQTYTRDVFQRLNKF from the coding sequence ATGCCGCATCCCTCCCCGCTCCGCTGCCTGGTTATCGACGATGACCCGCTTTCCATTCAGATTGTTGAAAACTGCATTGCCAGCACCGGCTTTCTGACCTCAGCCGGCTCCTGCACCAGTGCCGTCCAGGCGGCCGAAGTCCTGCGCACCCAGTCCGTGGATTTGCTGTTTCTGGACGTGGAGATGCCTTTGATGTCGGGCATCGACCTGCTCCGTACGCTGCAGAACCCACCCCTGGTGGTGCTCATCACCAGCAGCCAGCAGTACGCCGTCGAGGCCTTCGAGCACGATGTGGTCGACTATCTGGTGAAGCCCATCAGCTATGCCCGGTTCCTGAAAGCCTCGCAGCGCGCCCTGGAACTGGCCACTACCCGCTCCGAGCCCGAAGCCGCCACGGCCACCGAAACCGCCGATTTCACCTTCATGAAGGTGGATACCAAGCTAGTGAAGGTCATTTTTGATGAAGTGCGCTACGTAGAGGCCCTCGGCGACTACGTGCACGTGGTGACGGGACAGAGCAAGCTCATCGTGTACAGCACCATGAAAGCGGTGGAAGAGAAGTTTCCGGCCGGCCTTTTCGTACGGGTGCACCGCTCGTTTATCGTCAACCTGAAACGCGTCCAGGCCATCGAGGACAACTCCATCATCATTGATGGCAAGCACATTCCCATCGGCCAGACTTACACGCGCGACGTATTTCAGCGGCTCAATAAGTTCTAG
- a CDS encoding PKD domain-containing protein has product MLAALPRATRAQTAGDTISVECPPARLVELCVELDARASVDTAAGPLSYRWLMGDGTTLTGATVAHCYAERRRYTVQLDVVDEKTGEVRAAEKLIPVDFTQEIVLNFKASPANGHVGQRLTFDALDSQLPLCENVIVLWDFRDGTVANGRRVEHSFRRPGNYIVRMALRGNGPDTCPDSHCVTRQVSILIEP; this is encoded by the coding sequence TTGCTAGCGGCCCTGCCACGGGCTACCCGCGCCCAAACGGCCGGCGACACCATCAGCGTGGAGTGTCCACCGGCACGTCTTGTAGAGCTGTGCGTGGAGCTGGACGCCCGCGCTTCCGTCGACACGGCCGCCGGGCCTCTTAGCTACCGCTGGCTGATGGGAGATGGCACCACCCTTACCGGTGCCACCGTAGCGCATTGCTACGCCGAGCGCCGCCGCTACACCGTGCAGCTGGACGTGGTAGACGAGAAAACCGGCGAAGTACGGGCCGCGGAAAAGCTCATTCCCGTTGATTTCACCCAGGAAATTGTCCTCAATTTCAAAGCCTCGCCAGCTAATGGCCACGTAGGCCAGCGGCTCACATTCGATGCGCTGGACTCGCAGCTGCCGCTTTGCGAGAATGTGATAGTGCTATGGGATTTCCGGGACGGTACGGTGGCGAATGGTCGCCGGGTAGAGCACTCCTTCCGTCGCCCCGGCAACTACATCGTAAGAATGGCCCTGCGCGGCAACGGCCCCGACACCTGCCCCGACAGCCACTGCGTCACCCGGCAGGTAAGCATCCTGATCGAACCATAA
- a CDS encoding ABC transporter substrate-binding protein — protein sequence MGEPDKQQIVPWLADSLPRIEQQGPLTLLHYRLRPEATWDNGTPVLAQDVAFTLRLLNCPGLPTELSRLQYGDILDIRLDASDPRRFTLVRASSSLDMVLASGDYSIVPEYALDPAGQLRAVPLALLKTDTVAAIRQYPAIRAFATRYRQAQLGQHPERLPGCGPYTVAAWRPNQYLRLQRKANWWANRLSRPGSWLQAKAAQLEYRVIPDDATATLALRRGNLDLYPMPSARIFTQLKNSADSTRLTFATADTYESTMAGFNTQHAFLRDAATRRALTLLFDVPRLIQATQPGLAYRSPSLISPRDKQAFNDSLALPQFSPTQAAALLQQAGWQKHPDGTWWKGRTGPLAFSISYRSEAAAHETVALQFREAADKLGIAVQLRPTETSLLQQRLAAGEVEIFIRTISGNPFAYNFKPILHSQGIGLFNFTRFSSPAADHLIEAIATANRLDVRNQLLHRFQRLLQQQAPLTILYFSRNRVVASRRLQPVQVTSVRPGYNALQLKLAALPVR from the coding sequence ATGGGCGAGCCCGACAAGCAGCAGATAGTCCCGTGGCTCGCCGACTCGCTACCACGCATCGAGCAACAGGGGCCGCTTACGTTGCTGCATTACCGCCTTCGGCCAGAGGCTACCTGGGACAACGGCACGCCGGTACTGGCGCAGGATGTAGCCTTCACGCTCCGTCTGCTGAATTGCCCCGGGCTCCCAACCGAGCTTTCCCGCCTCCAGTACGGCGACATTCTCGATATCCGGCTGGATGCATCAGACCCGCGGCGCTTTACGCTGGTTCGCGCCAGCTCTTCGCTGGATATGGTGCTGGCCTCTGGCGACTATTCCATCGTGCCGGAATATGCGCTGGATCCGGCAGGGCAGCTACGCGCTGTTCCGCTTGCGCTACTGAAAACCGATACCGTTGCGGCCATCCGGCAATATCCGGCCATCCGGGCTTTTGCGACCCGTTACCGCCAGGCCCAGCTCGGCCAGCACCCGGAACGCCTGCCAGGCTGCGGCCCCTATACAGTGGCCGCGTGGCGCCCAAACCAGTATTTGCGCCTTCAGCGCAAAGCCAACTGGTGGGCCAACCGCCTGTCCCGGCCCGGCAGCTGGCTGCAAGCAAAGGCTGCACAGCTCGAATACCGCGTCATTCCGGATGATGCCACCGCTACTCTGGCCCTACGCAGAGGGAACCTGGATTTGTACCCGATGCCATCGGCCCGCATATTCACGCAGCTGAAGAACTCAGCCGACAGCACCCGCCTGACCTTCGCCACGGCCGACACCTACGAGTCGACGATGGCGGGCTTCAACACCCAGCACGCATTTCTGCGCGATGCCGCAACGCGCCGCGCACTCACGCTGCTGTTTGATGTTCCGAGGCTGATTCAGGCTACTCAGCCTGGGCTGGCTTACCGCAGCCCCAGCCTGATTTCACCACGGGATAAGCAGGCGTTCAACGACAGCCTGGCTCTACCCCAATTTTCTCCCACCCAGGCGGCTGCCCTTCTGCAACAGGCGGGCTGGCAGAAACACCCCGATGGCACCTGGTGGAAAGGCCGCACGGGTCCATTGGCTTTCAGTATAAGCTACCGCAGCGAAGCCGCGGCCCACGAAACCGTGGCCCTGCAGTTCCGCGAGGCCGCCGATAAGCTGGGCATTGCCGTGCAGCTGCGCCCGACGGAAACCAGCCTGCTCCAGCAGCGCCTTGCAGCCGGCGAGGTGGAAATATTCATCCGGACGATATCAGGCAACCCGTTCGCCTATAATTTCAAGCCCATCCTGCATTCACAGGGTATTGGGCTCTTCAATTTCACCCGATTCAGCTCACCTGCCGCCGACCATTTAATAGAGGCTATAGCCACTGCAAACCGCTTGGATGTGCGCAACCAGCTGCTGCACCGTTTTCAGCGGCTTCTGCAGCAGCAGGCTCCTCTTACGATACTGTATTTCTCGCGCAACCGGGTGGTAGCTTCCCGCCGGCTGCAGCCGGTGCAGGTCACCAGCGTGCGGCCCGGCTACAATGCCCTCCAGCTGAAACTGGCAGCCCTTCCGGTCCGGTAA
- a CDS encoding ABC transporter permease, giving the protein MLGRLGIRLGRQLLVMWGILTLLFLLTRTLPEEQQLLARFGGIPTGAAPTARQIQAAQQQARHRLGLDYPLFYFSRHSAPPTQMLALRWQWEGRHNQYHHWLAGLWHGNLGYSYQTQEPVLPLLAQALRTTVPLTLLALLVLVLLSGALGIKLAQARRLGPLLTVLFALDALPLFAVASLLLLLLANPDFLALFPAYGLADEADPGSSLTYLSYLVLPAASLVLTGIAEPAIQLATALRHELQQPYVLAARAKGLSERQVLWRHTLRNAALPSLVLFTDLLPNLLAGSVVVELIFALPGIGRLLAEAATARDYPVLLGGVLLLTVLRQLSLWVADGLHYLLDPRLSPAAT; this is encoded by the coding sequence ATGCTGGGGCGCTTGGGTATCCGGCTGGGCCGGCAGCTGCTGGTAATGTGGGGCATTCTCACACTGCTGTTTCTGCTCACCCGGACGCTGCCCGAAGAGCAGCAGTTGTTGGCGCGCTTCGGTGGCATACCTACGGGCGCGGCTCCCACCGCCCGGCAGATTCAGGCCGCCCAGCAGCAGGCCCGCCACCGGCTGGGGCTCGATTATCCGCTGTTCTACTTTTCCCGGCACAGCGCTCCGCCCACGCAGATGCTGGCGCTGCGGTGGCAATGGGAAGGCCGCCACAACCAGTACCACCACTGGCTGGCAGGGCTTTGGCACGGAAACCTGGGCTACTCCTACCAGACCCAGGAACCGGTATTGCCTCTGCTGGCCCAGGCATTGCGCACCACGGTGCCACTTACGCTGCTGGCTCTGCTGGTGCTGGTGCTGCTTAGCGGGGCACTTGGCATAAAGCTGGCCCAGGCCCGGCGACTTGGCCCGCTCCTGACGGTGCTGTTTGCGCTGGATGCACTGCCGCTGTTTGCAGTGGCCTCGCTGCTACTGCTGCTGCTGGCCAACCCCGACTTTCTCGCGCTTTTTCCGGCTTATGGTCTGGCAGATGAGGCGGACCCGGGCAGTTCTTTGACGTATCTGAGCTATCTGGTGTTGCCGGCCGCCAGCCTAGTGCTCACCGGCATTGCCGAGCCGGCAATTCAGCTGGCTACTGCGCTGCGCCACGAGTTGCAGCAACCGTACGTGCTGGCTGCGCGTGCCAAAGGCCTGTCGGAGCGGCAGGTGCTCTGGCGCCATACCCTGCGCAACGCCGCATTGCCCAGCCTTGTACTCTTCACCGATCTGCTGCCCAATCTGCTGGCGGGCTCGGTGGTGGTGGAGCTTATTTTTGCTCTGCCGGGCATAGGGCGGCTGCTCGCCGAAGCCGCCACCGCCCGCGACTATCCGGTATTGTTAGGCGGTGTGCTGCTGCTTACGGTGTTGCGTCAACTGTCGCTCTGGGTGGCAGATGGGCTGCACTACCTGCTCGACCCACGCCTTAGTCCGGCTGCCACGTGA